The segment GTGGTAGCCCTGCAGATGGAGCGCAATGTCGCGAAACGTCTCTGGGTCGCGATCAATATATAGCGTGCGAATGGCGCTTCCTATGTCGTCTCCGTGCTCTTCGGCTTGCTTGACCTGGCAGAGAAAGTATTGCGAAAAGTAGGACGGCGCTGTTGGGCATGGTGTTGCCGAGTTAGAAGTttggatgagatggagagaAGCTATGGTGACGCACCATCTGAAGAGAGCGATGCTCCGGATAATTTGAAGAGTTCGCTACCGATTTGGATTGGAAAGACTCTCTCGCGCGGCAAGATGGGCGGGATCTTGTGGACATTCTTCTCGCTGGGGGCAATCATGGGTATGACGTGGCTGCCGGGAAGGGAGCTCGGTGTGCCTTGGGTGTCAGAGTAGCCCTCGCTGGGGCTGACAGCCGCCATTGTACGGTGGTCGGGTTGTTTCACTGTCTCAATTGGGTTGGACGTAGGATTATGGGAAAGTTCGTTGTGACGAGGGTTCGATATTCAGTAGTCAGTCGGGTCCGCCGTCGAGCTTGACGGGTGCTTGGAAACTTGGACGCTGCGTACTGCGTTCAGGGGGGTAGGATCAGGTGTGGTAGAAGGTTGTTGCAGAGAATTGGGACCCAGACGACGAGATGGCAGGCGAAGGAGTATCGTGGTGTTTCGAAGTTGAAGTTCAATGGTTCGTTGTGCTACGTGAATGATAGTTTGGAGCTAGCTGAGTCCGGAGCTTGGCCATTGGCGTGATGgcgggggggagggagagtGTGGGGGTCCGAGTGGCCGTCAGCCTCGTGTGCGTGAACCGAGGTCAATGACATGCACCAAATATCTCCTGAATATTGACTTCTTTCGCTTCTCTTTCTCCCCGTCTCTCCTTTTTGCATGAAAGTATTCTTCGCCGTAGCTAGTCTTGGGAGCCATGTCCGGAGCAAATGACTCCAGACTTTAATGTACGCAATAGACAGCCACATACAACATGTAGTCCGCGGAGTCCAACGCTAGACTCTAGATGCGGTACAGCACTTGCAATCGCCTTGCCATCCCGTCTGAACTTGATATCATCAAATCATCCATTTACCATCCTTCCGTATGGTCATCTCCCCGTCAGCTCGACACCCCTCCTCACGACCCCGACAACAGCACCAGTCTGCACCGTCTCACTACCGCCACCCGCAACTCTATGCTCAACATCCGCCAACCCATCCAACCACGAAATCATCACCTCCGGGCTAACCTCCAGCTTGGCCAATTCCTCCGATAGCGCCGTAATGATGTCTGCCAGCGCCACGCCCCTCGTCACCTTGAGGGCATTCATCGTGCTCAGACAGCTCATCACATCCGACGTATTCAACAGCGTCGTCACAATCTCCTTGATAGCATCTGGCGGTGGTGCCGCAATACAGTTGTATATCGTCTCCGTCGTAATCATATCGCGCTTGATCTCGCTCTCTGGAATCTTGGGCGCATTCTTCGCCCGAAGAGGTGTACCTGCCAAAATCACAATCAGCAAAAAAATGAAGAAAACGCAATTCAAAAATCCCAAAAGTGCTCGTGACAACGTACTTGAAGCATGGCAAGCCTGCAGCACATTCAACGCCCTTCTCATATCACCCTTGCTGAGTTTGACCAGCGCGTCCACCGCCTCCCCGCCGATCTGCACATTCTCCTCCTCAACGACCTTTTCCACCAGGACCCGAATGTCCCCCTCCTTGAGCGGGCTGAATCTAAACCTCGTACACCTACTGAGAAGCGCGGGACTCAGCTTGTGCGAGTAATTCGCAATGATGCAGAATCTCGTATTGACAGTGTACTTCTCCATGATTCGTCGCAGCGCCATCTGCGCCGTGTTGGTCATGGCATCCGCCTCGTCCAGGATAATCAGCTTGAACCCGGCAATCGAGGACTTTGCCGAGGCACCCATGGTAAAGATTTGCTTGGTACTGGCAAAGGTCTTGATTTGCTCGCGGACCACGTCGATGCCTCGGTCGTCCGAGGCGTTGAGCTCCAGCACCATTTGGCGCATGTTGGCGGCCCCGTAGATGCGCCGAGCGAGGGCTAGGATTGTCGACGTCTTCCCCGTCCCCGGGGGTCCGTAGAGGAGCAGGTGAGGGAGGCGGTTGGAGTCGACGAATTTGTTGATGGTGGCGAGGATATCTTGGTGGCCGGAGACGTCGTCGAGGGTTACGGGTCGGTATTTTTCGATCCTGGGCTGCGTTTAGAGACTGATTGGGAGCTGTACAGGGCTGTAGCAACGAACCATGGTAAACTGTCTTCGGCTTCGACTGGAAGGTTTGCTGTACTTCGCTTGCCCTTGGTAGCTTCCGAGGAGAAAATCACGTCCTTGGACGTGGCGGGGGCGTCGACGTCCATCTCATCTTCAAAGTCTGACATGGTGTCTGATTTATACGTTTCTGCCAATGAATCGCCGCGTCTTTATAATTCGGCAATGAAGCTTGCAAGGGCTCGTCGTTGTGCTAGGCAGATTCGACACTGATAAAAGCTGGGTGAAGCCCGCGGCTCGACTACGAGTGAGCCGTTAACTAACGCGTCGACCGCGCCAGTTCGTGTTGTCCATTAAAACCCCTGCCTCAAACCTCCCCACAAAACCAGCCGCCAAGGAGCTAGTCCCTTTACAGAGTGCAGGATAACTTCATACAACGTTCCTCGgaggtacatatgtatcgTAAATATAGAGTAAAttggaaaagaaaagtcaTTCGAAATATTTCGACTTCCTCGTAGTACAAAGTATATTGTATAATCTTATCATGATAATATGGGTATGCAACATCTATCATGGACAACGCTATTTACTACTACATTCATTAGGACGGCCGTAGGTCGGCAGCCCGCTCACCAACCCGGCCTCCCACCAAGAATCCCATAAACAAGTTCCCCCTTCATGAGGAAATAAACTCACATCATAAAGTGAACGCACTCATCTCATTGCGTCTGAAGTCGGAGGTGGTTCGTCCCTAGACCGGCATACTCAAACATGATTGGGATTTGCGCCGTCGCAAACCATGCAATTCCTGTGTACAGTCAGCCAACCTACAGCcccttccatcatcaacagaGGCGGTTGAGAACAATTTCGTCAACTTACCCGTATAAACTACTAATTTCGTTACCACTTCAACATCGTACCTCACACGTGGGCGGACCAAACGTGAAAAcatttcctcatcatcaagctTATTCTCCTCGGCAACGTCACCGTTCTCCTCCCCACTTAATATCAATACTTCACCATCTACCTTCTCATGACCATGGGAATTAGGCTTCTGCACTCCTGATGTCTGGGCCCCTTTCCCAGAGTGGTCCTCATCCTTGCCCTGAAGATCCATATTACTAGATTTGCTTCGTAAACTTTGATTGCTGCTGATGCTTTCTCTGCGTCTTCGTTCCCGGTATGCCAACGCCTCATACGCATCCGCAGCGCTTTGGGGGCCAATAGAAACGGATCGCCCACGGGTCGTGGGATGTCGGATGCCTTCAACCATTCGAGGAAAGTCAGAGGCCTTGGGGAACAGTGTATCCAGACGAGATCCTGGAGGCACCGACTTGTATTCACTGGCGGGTATGAAGTATCTCCGTGGCAGATCCCAGCCAAGCTTCTCTATAAGACGGAAGAGATGAGGGAGAAATTTGAGCAGAGCAGGCTTCATGGTTTCCCTCCAGGCGAAAATTACCAAAACTCCAAATACAATTCGCGCAACGTTGATCCATAGACCCAAGGGTGCGACGTCAATGGTTCCATCGCCGTAGGCATTAGTCTCCCACGGATCGGACGGGATCTTGCCATATGTCCAAGTTCCAAATTCAACGCCTATCACGACTCCGGCAAAGGCAACGCTGTCGTCAAAGCAGGGGCAATCATCCGCCGGCTCAGGGTGTATGCGCACAAAGATAATAATGACAAGACCTGCAACTACAGGAGCAATCCAGGAGCTAGAGTGCATAAAGGCATCAAAGGAGGGGCCGTGGTAAAATTCGACAAGACCAATGCCAGCACCAATGGTGGAACCGACCAAAACATCCAGAAACCCATGCATGCCACAGTATAAGCGACCGAAAACGATGGACGCCGCATAAAAATAGGAGAGGCATTCCAAAATGATCTTGGCCGTCGGGGGTAAAGCGTTGTCGGGACTGTGCAAGCTGAGGAGTCCGTATACAGCCACAGAGAGTGCATTGGCGCTATGCGTTGAGGGAAACCCGTATTCCAGAGCAGCAGATCCAGACATGGTGATTCGATtgagcggcggcgagagcggTCGGGGCAGAGAGTAAAAGTCCTTGATGAAGCCTGTCCAAAAGACACCAAGAGCAAGCATATGGACCAGGCTGAAAACAACGTCAGTACAAAGTAGAACAAAAGTAAAGAGAAAATTTCCACGTACCCCTTGCCTAGAGATGCCCAACCACACCAGAAACATATCGGCAAGCCAATCATGAAAAAAGTATGGGTGCCCAAGTTGGCTGTGATGGCGAAGTAACTATCCAGAGCAGGCGTCCTCAGCTTCTCCTGCATCCAAGCCAGATACGGCGTCTCCCATCGAATCAACGGGATAGCCTGTTGCCGAAGATTATATCGCCATCGTGGAAGAGCGCGCTTGTCTACATGCAAGTCGTTAGCCCCAGCGGTGCCCCTCGAACTCGAATCCAAAGCTCACACCCCGCGCGAGGTATTCATTCATTCCCCTTTCCCAAAGATGCAGCCGCTCGCCCTCTCGTCCATGTCTATCATTCGGTCATACTCACAGTGATTGATACTCCTCAACCCCGCATCAGGGGCATTGTCGACCTTGGGGACAGGAGACGTCGTAGGTGGCGGGGCATCGCGTCGCGTGCCGCTCATGGTCGGGATTCGCAAGTAATGAGCGGCAGATGGGGGCTCGGATTGTCGTCAATTGGGGGTACGCTGGCTAGACTCAGACGGTCGACATTGAGGTTCAAAGGAGAAAAGAGCGTAGGGTAACCCTCTGGAGCCAGACGGCACGCAACCAAAGGAGAGACGAGTGAGGGCAGAATGCGAAAGAGTAGAAGTGATGAACACTGGATGGTAACTGACTGGCGGGTTGGAAAAATGGAGACATTCAATTGGACCAGACACCAGAGTCTGCAATTCCAGGGTCTGCGTCTTTGAATAATAGAGCCCTCGAGATTCCCACCAGCACCACTTAACACCCGGCCTGGTGACTGGACCACCTGTGGTCGGTACatgtacacccactgtagctaagtacttaatacttacttttaagtacttaagtgCTTAAAGTAGGCGGTCAACCAGCCCCGTAAGCCCGTGGCCACGCCTCTTCAGCGTTGCTGAGGGGTCCAGTCAGTTTGTTGACCGGCAGCCGGCCCTGGAGGCTGCTTTGAATTGACAAACTGCAATCCTCGAGTACGTACTTGTTGCTTGACGAATATGACAGCGTGCATGTGGGCAACGGCCAAGTCAACCGAGCTAGTCCAGGGGTAACTGCAACAATGCAACACAATGTCACGGTTCCTCAGCCGTCGTCAAACTCGGCGGCTACATAACTACATCTTGGTGCCACCGAGTACACCTCCGTAGTCCTCCGTGCTCCCCTGTCCCATCATGTGAGAATGTCAGAGGGCCCAAGTGTAAACCTGTAAAGCAAGCAACGAATCCAACTGCCTCAGTattcatggccaagaagagagagcgACAGAGCACTGTCCGCTGCTCGGCTTCAAACTCCCACCTCCTACGGCTCCATCCGTAGACTAACCCGATCCAGCACCAAGctcaaccacaaccacaagtTCACAACCACTCACCACCATACATCCAAATCGCAGCGCATATCAGCCCTAACCATGATCCCCCTCGCGGGCAAacacgccgtcgtcgtcggagcCACCGGCACAATAGGCGCCCACATAGCCCAGGCCTTCGCCGCCCAGGGAGCAGTCGTATCTCTCCTCGGCAGGACGGCCCTCCAAGCCCGAGCCAAACTAGAGCCCCAGCTCACACCCTACACTGCATCACACGGCCAAAATTCGCCATCCGACACGCCTACTAGCCACCGCTTCATAAGGCTAGACGTCGCCGACAGGGCGAGCATAAAGCATGTTTTTGACCCTCGTGCCTCCCAAGTAAGCGTCGCTGTGGTTGCCCGTTTCCGCCATGGACGTGGTGTCAAAGCTTACCAAAGGGCCAAGCAGCACGCCGAGGCGGTTGGGCCGCTGGATGTCCTCGTCAACTGCGCGGGTATTTCTCAGACTACGCTTTTGAAGAGGACGCCTGATGAAGAGCTCGCCAGTATACTTGATACGAATCTGCTGTCCACCATGCTTGTGTGTAAGCACGCCAGCGTTCGGCCAAACGGTGAGGACGCAAACCCGCCACGAGTAcaatgcagcagcagcacacGTGTCGTGCGAGTTCTAATGAAAAAGGCAGGCTGCATCATCAACGTCTCCAGCTTGATGGCTACGAAATCCGGCCTTGGTGTTACTGCGTATTCCGCTTCCAAGGCAGGCGTAGTGGGTACGTCCAAGGTGCATAATATTCATTCCTCATTTCTACATACCCTTTCCACGCCCCCTTCTTCGCGAGATGCCTACTTTTACACTgcagaaaataaaataaaaagaagaagaagaaagtaGCCGCCTGGCTAACCTCGGTCAATGCAGCTTTCACCCGTGCTCTGTGCAGGGAAATGGCCGCCAGATCTATCCGTGTAAACGCTCTCCTACCGGGCTGGGTCCAGAGCTCTATGTGGGATCGTAAGAACTTCCTCCCCCGTTCTGTCCAGATGCCCTTCCCAGCGTCCATCCTCATCTTGATGTCGCCAAATGCCAACCtgggagaaaaaaaacaagctgAATAATTAAAACTAACATAACCAATGATGCCTCCCTTTTAGATCTGAAACCAGAGCTGCAACAGGCGTATTTAAAAGATACGCCGCTCAACCGCGTAGCACATCCTGCTGAGGTAGCGGATGCCGCGGTTTTCTTGGCTTCCAATGGATTTGCTAATAACTGTGTTCTCAACCTTGATGGAGGGTTGAGTGCCGCGTGAAACAGAGAGCAGAAGGGCAAACTCCGACATTGTCGTCTGTAACAATGCCACCTCAGTCGTCAGGAATGACAATTGCACCAGCATCGTCTTGTACAAGCACAacatcatcgtcctcggcacCGGCAATCCTCGCTTTTTTGGCCGGCTGCGCATCGTCGCCTGGATGAGTTCGTTTGAGAGTCCCGCCTTCCGTATTGTCGTCTAGATGAGCTCGTTTGAAAACCCGG is part of the Metarhizium brunneum chromosome 4, complete sequence genome and harbors:
- the RFC3 gene encoding Replication factor C subunit 3 — encoded protein: MSDFEDEMDVDAPATSKDVIFSSEATKGKRSTANLPVEAEDSLPWIEKYRPVTLDDVSGHQDILATINKFVDSNRLPHLLLYGPPGTGKTSTILALARRIYGAANMRQMVLELNASDDRGIDVVREQIKTFASTKQIFTMGASAKSSIAGFKLIILDEADAMTNTAQMALRRIMEKYTVNTRFCIIANYSHKLSPALLSRCTRFRFSPLKEGDIRVLVEKVVEEENVQIGGEAVDALVKLSKGDMRRALNVLQACHASSTPLRAKNAPKIPESEIKRDMITTETIYNCIAAPPPDAIKEIVTTLLNTSDVMSCLSTMNALKVTRGVALADIITALSEELAKLEVSPEVMISWLDGLADVEHRVAGGGSETVQTGAVVGVVRRGVELTGR
- the DS1PP gene encoding Dihydrosphingosine 1-phosphate phosphatase, with the protein product MSGTRRDAPPPTTSPVPKVDNAPDAGLRSINHYKRALPRWRYNLRQQAIPLIRWETPYLAWMQEKLRTPALDSYFAITANLGTHTFFMIGLPICFWCGWASLGKGLVHMLALGVFWTGFIKDFYSLPRPLSPPLNRITMSGSAALEYGFPSTHSANALSVAVYGLLSLHSPDNALPPTAKIILECLSYFYAASIVFGRLYCGMHGFLDVLVGSTIGAGIGLVEFYHGPSFDAFMHSSSWIAPVVAGLVIIIFVRIHPEPADDCPCFDDSVAFAGVVIGVEFGTWTYGKIPSDPWETNAYGDGTIDVAPLGLWINVARIVFGVLVIFAWRETMKPALLKFLPHLFRLIEKLGWDLPRRYFIPASEYKSVPPGSRLDTLFPKASDFPRMVEGIRHPTTRGRSVSIGPQSAADAYEALAYRERRRRESISSNQSLRSKSSNMDLQGKDEDHSGKGAQTSGVQKPNSHGHEKVDGEVLILSGEENGDVAEENKLDDEEMFSRLVRPRVRYDVEVVTKLVVYTGIAWFATAQIPIMFEYAGLGTNHLRLQTQ
- the Cbr4 gene encoding Carbonyl reductase family member 4, translating into MIPLAGKHAVVVGATGTIGAHIAQAFAAQGAVVSLLGRTALQARAKLEPQLTPYTASHGQNSPSDTPTSHRFIRLDVADRASIKHVFDPRASQVSVAVVARFRHGRGVKAYQRAKQHAEAVGPLDVLVNCAGISQTTLLKRTPDEELASILDTNLLSTMLVCKHASVRPNGCIINVSSLMATKSGLGVTAYSASKAGVVAFTRALCREMAARSIRVNALLPGWVQSSMWDHLKPELQQAYLKDTPLNRVAHPAEVADAAVFLASNGFANNCVLNLDGGLSAA